In the Nocardioides marmotae genome, AGCGCGCGAGGCCGGTCGCCGGTCCGGTCGCCGGTCCGGTCGCGGGGCTGGTCGCGGGGGGCTGGTCTGCCATCGGCCCGAGGTTACCGGCTGCGTACCCTTCTCGGAGTGACCGCCGATCCGCTCGCCTGGCTGGTGTCCCTCGAGGGCGTGCCGTCCGCCTACGCCGCCGTCCGCGACGGCATCGACGCGATGCTCCGCGACCGCGGCCTGCGGCGCACGAGCCCCGAGATGACCGGGGAGTCGCTGCTCCGCGGCGCCCACGCGAGCGCCGTGCTCGAGGGGTCGGCCTCCTCGCTGGAGGAGGTCCGCGCCGGGTCCGGCGACGCGATCGCCCAGGACGCCGTGCGGGTCTCCACCGAGATGCTCGGCCTCGCCCCGCTGCTCTCCCGCTCCCCGCTCCAGGCCTTCGCCCGGCTGCACGCGCTGGCCGCCCGCGGCACGCTGGCCGACGACGAGCTCGGCCGCCCGCGCGACGCGGAGTCCGCGGCCCGGCTGCGCGACATCGCGACCCTGCTGACCAGCACCACCGAGGCGCCCGCGCTGCTGCTCGCCGCGGTCGTGCACGCCGACCTGGTCTCGACCTCGCCGTTCCCCTCCCACAACGGGATCGTCGCCCGCGCGGTCGAGCGGCTCGTCCTGGTCGCCCGCGGGGTCGACGAGAAGTCGCTCGT is a window encoding:
- a CDS encoding oxidoreductase codes for the protein MTADPLAWLVSLEGVPSAYAAVRDGIDAMLRDRGLRRTSPEMTGESLLRGAHASAVLEGSASSLEEVRAGSGDAIAQDAVRVSTEMLGLAPLLSRSPLQAFARLHALAARGTLADDELGRPRDAESAARLRDIATLLTSTTEAPALLLAAVVHADLVSTSPFPSHNGIVARAVERLVLVARGVDEKSLVVPEAGHLANRAAYESNLRGYAGGTRNGVHSWLLYAPEAYAAGADASPLRD